The nucleotide window GGAACTGGCCCGCGCCTGCACCAGCCCCCGCTTCGACCCCGCCATGAAGTGCGCGGCACGACGGTCGGACTCCACGATCCGCGCCGAGGTCGCCGGATCGATCGGCCGGTAGACCAGCGAGACCCGCTTGCGCCGCGTACCGGCCGCAGGCTCCAGCAGACCCCGCAGCACACTCGAACGGACCGTCCCGCGCGGCGCCAGCGTCAGCATCCACGTCCGCGACACACCCGAGTCGTGCTTGTACGACTGCACGGACTCGACCGCGGCCGCCGGACCCGCGTCCGCCCACTCCAGGCCGGTCGTCGAGTGCTCGGCCCGGGCGCTCAGCACATCGGGGGCGATGGCCGGGTCGTACGCCACCCGGACGATCTCCGCGAGCCGGTCGGCGGAGAGCGGGTAGGCGGAGCCGCCGCCCGCCGCGACCAGTCCGGAGAGCAGACCGGGCAGCCGCATCGACAGATCGGTGACGACATCCTCGGTGTCCCGCTTGGGACCGCCGGTCGGGCCGTACGTCAGTGCGATGTACGTGTGCATCTCGGACGACGCCGACGGGTAGCGGGCGACGACCTCCTCCATCACCGCGCGGGCCGCGGCCGGGGCGTCCGGCGAGATCCGCGGCAGCACCTCGGCGGCCAGCCGCGTCCCGGTGTCGGGCGCGGTCTCGACGACCACCTGGGCGCCGCGCAGCCCGGGCTCGTGCGACAGCCGGGCGAGCCAGTCGCCCCAGGACGCCACCCAGATGTCGACCTGCTCGGGGTCGACCAGCGAACCGCCGTCCGGCTCACACGCCAGTACGACCGTGTAGAGGTTGCGGCCGGGGTGGTGCAGCACCCCGAACGCGCGGTTGTAGGCGTCCCGGCCCTCGTACATCTTGGTGCGGGCCAGCAGCCCGGGCGGCTGGTAGCGGCCGCCCGGCCGCTTGGAGAGCGGCCCGGAGACATAGGTGTGCGAGCCGTTGGCCTTGCGCTTGAACCATCCGATACGCACGGCGATCACCTGGTAGACGTTGCGGCCGTCGACCGTGCGCAGCGCCAGCGGCGCGAGGAACAGGCCGACGGGAATGAGGACGACGACTGCGGCCGCCAGCGAGACCAGCGAGGCGAGGAGCGCCACGAGCAGTCCGCCGAAGGCGACGACTGTGCCGAGGAGGCCCAGCGGGCCCAGTCCCGGGCGGCGGGGTCTGCGCCAGTTCCCGTAGGTGGGACGCGTCAGGGCGTCGGTGGACATGGGGTTCCTTCTTCCAGCGAGGTTCGGCGGGTTCTGGGTGCCTGGTGACTGGCGCCTACGAGCTCGGGGCTTCTCTGCGACGGCGACGACGGCGACGGCGGCGGCTGGGGCTGCGGGTTCGTCGTGGTCGCTCGCGCGGTTCCCCGCGCCCCTGAAAGGCGCGAGGAACGCTCAGAAGGCGTCCTCCTACTGGTTGTGGCCCTTCATCCCGTCGTTGTCGCCGAGGGAGTTGGTGACCTCCGAGGCGGCGGCGATCGTCGTCTGGGCGGCGAGTGCGGCCGCCTGGATCGCGACGCTCGCGCCGCCGGTGGCCGCCGCCGCACCGCCCGCGGCCGCCGCGCCACCCGCCGCTCCGGCGCCTCCGGCCGCGCCCCCGGCGCCGCCCGCGGAGGAACCCGCGCCCGACGACGGCGAGCCCTGCGGACCGGGAGCACCGCCCCCGCCTCCGCCACCACCGCCGGCAGAGCCCGCGATGTTGACCGCGCCCGAGGCGACGTTGTTGACGGCGTTCAGCGTGACCGTGCCGCCGGAGGTGGAGCCGAGGGCGGCCGTGGCCGGGACGATCAGCTTGAGCAGGGCGGGCAGCGCGAAGACCGCCAGGATCAGCATGCCCATGCCCGCGATGGTCTGGTTGAGCTGACCGGCGTCGTTGCTCTGGCCCTTGGCGCTCTGCGTCATCGCGGTCGCCGAGTAGATGATCAGCGCGGCGGCGGGCTTGTAGAGCAGCCAGGCCGCGAGCCAGCCGACGTGCTTCTTCCACCAGCCCTCGCCCCACCCGGTCATCGAGGAGACGGCGGCCAGCGGCAGCGTACCGACGAGCATGATCATCACGCCGATGCGGATGTACATCAGACAGATCTGCACGAAGCTCGACAGCATCACCAGCAGACCGAAGATCAGCACCAGACCCGGTGACTGCAGGGTCATGACACCGAGGATCGTGTCGGCGGTGTCGCCGAGATCCGCGCTGGCGTACAGCTCCGACGCGTACTGGTCGGAGGCCGTCGTCAGCTTCTGGACCACGAGGGTCGCCAATCCCGCGATCAGGATGACCTTCCACATGCCGTTGAAGGCCTGCTTCATGGTCTGGCCCTTGCGGTCGACGGCCATCCGGATCGCCGCGAACAGCAGCGAGGCCACGGCCGCGTAGGCGACGATCCAGTCCGTCTCGGCCTGGATACGGGTGATGGGGGCGGTCGAGTCACCGGCGTCGATGCCGATCCAGGCGCCGTTCAGCGCCTTGAGCACATGGGCGGTGGCCTCGCCGATCGCCTTGGCGAAGGCCTCCACGGCACCGCCGGCGGCGGCCTCGCCGACCTCGCCGATGCCCCACTCCAGGGCCGAGCCGACACAGTCGTAGAACTTCCAGCTGCACGCCATGTCACACCTCCCAGGTGACGAAGCCGCGGCTGTCGCTCACCTTCGACATGCCGGCGTAGATCGTGCCGTCCGTGTCGGGCGCCAGCTTCCAGTCGCCGTCCTGCCAGCGGACCGTCACCGACGTGCTCGCGTACTCGTTGCCCGGCCCGCGCATCAGCAGCATCAGCGTGGCCGCCTCCTTGTCGTACGACAGGACGGTGAAGCCCTCGTAGCCTCCGACGTCCGGCTTGCCCGAGGTCGGCTTGTCCTCCACCTTCGCGCGCTCGGCGATCAGCGCGTCGCGCCCGGCGCCCGGCACGATCTGCCGCTCGGCGACCTCGCGCCAGCCCGTGTAGCTGAGGTGGTCGGTGATGGAGTGGGCGGCGAGCACCGCGCCCATCGGGGTGTGCGCGAAGCAGGACCAGACCGGCCCGTCGTACTTCAGCGGCCCCACCGTCTTCGACACCGGCACCAGACCGGTGCCGTTGGCCTTCCAGCGGAAGTCCTTGGGCGCCTTCGAGGGCTTGGCCTGGTCGCTGTCGTCGGTACGGCAGCCCGCGGGCCTGCCGTCGTCGCCCTTCCCGCCACCGCCGCCGTTGCCGCCGGCGTCGGCGGTCGGCGAGGGACTCGGACCGGCTCCGGCGCGGGCCGGGTCACCCCCGCCGTCGCCGCGCGTCGCCATCGCCACACCGCCGAGCACGAGCAGGACCAGCAGGAACCCGGCCGACGCGATCCAGCCCCGCTGCTGCCAGAACGGCTGCTCCCACTCGCCGCTGCCCCCTCGGGGCCGGCCGGAGTTCAGCATGGTCGCTCTCCCTTCGGCTCGGCCGGACTAGAAGACGAAGGTGATGAGCGGGCCCGCCGTGGCGACCAGGACGCAGCCGCCGAGCACCATGCCGAGGCGGCCCATGTGCTCGGAGCCCTCGCCGCGGCGCATGGATATCGCCATCATCGCGCCGGTGATCAGCACACCCGCGACGCCCGCGGCGGTGCCGGCCCAGGCGAGGATGCCGAGGACCGTGTCGACCTTGTCGGTCAGCGCGGCGGGCGCGTCGCGGGTGGGATCGGGGACCGTGCCGTCGGCCAGGACGATGGTCTCGTGCGCCTTGGCCGCGATGGTCTTGAACATGCTTTCTCCCCGTAGCCGGTGGTCGGGTCCTCGGGGCCGGTGTGGCCCCGGAGTCCCCGGTGACTCTGTGAGCTTGGCGACGAACGCGGTCCGGGCCAAGCGATGTAGGGATCCAGCACTCTGCGGTGACGTGTCCGTGACACACGGGAAGCTCTCGTCATATCCGAGGGCGGGTCGCGACGCGGATCGGCGGGTTGAGCTGGGCGTATGAGTCGGCAGTTAGGTCAGGTTCATGACAGACAAATCAACCGTCACCCGCGCGTCGATACGCGGATGACGGCCGGTCAGACGAGCCAGGGCATGACGAAGGAGACGATCGGCCCGGCCGTCGCCCCGATGACACAGGCGCCCATGACGGTCAGGAACTGGCTCAGATGCTCCTCGCCCTCGCCCGACCTGACCGAGATCGCCATCCGCGTCCCGACCATCAGCAGCCCGGCCACACCGGCCGCGGTGACGATCCACGCGAGATAGCCGAGCACGTCGTTGAGCGGGCCGGTCACCTTGCCGCTGGGCCCGTCGCCGACCGCGGCGAGCGCGGGGCCGTGATCGGCCAGGGCGGCGTCCATGGCGTGCAGCAGACTCATCTCGTACTCCCCGTGGTGTTCCCGACGCTCATCACTTGCCCTTCCCGGTGTTCGGCGCGGCGACCGCCCCGGTCAGCCGGGCCAGTGCCAGCGCCTCGCGCGGCGGCGGGCCGGTCAGGTCGCCGGTGCGCCAGTCGGGCACCCAGGGCACCCGGTAGACGTCGATGACCGAATTGATGACCTTGACGCGCTGGTTGAGCTGACGCGGCAACCGCCCAGGCGCGTCCGCGACGAGCACGATCGCGTTCAGGTCGAGACCTGGCGGGGCGTCACCCCGGCGGAAGATGTCGAGGGTGTACGACACCGCGTCGAGCCCCGCCGCGTGTGTACGCGCCACGAGGAGCACCGACTCCGGCTCGCCGCGGTCGGGCCGCGGCCACTCGCGCCCGGCGTCATGACCGCCGAACACCGCCGCGAGGGTGGTGGCGCCGGCCCCGCCGTGTGTGGCGATCCAGGAGAACCGCCGTGGCGTCGCGGCGAGTTGGGCGGGTACCTCGCTCTGAGCCCGCGCCTGCTCCGGTTCGATCACCGGCCCGCGGAGCCAGATCTCCGGCCCGTCCACCCCCTGGTGCCCTTGCTGCGCTTGGTGTCCTTGGCCCTGCATCGCGCTCTCCTCCTCGTCCGACACCGATCTTCACGGCGTGCGGACAGTACCGGTAGCGGGGCGGGAGTTCCTGGGACGAGTCTGTGACGCCACGGTGACGGGGGGAGTGGGGGTGAACGGCGAGACTCGTCCGCAGACATCGACTGGCAGGAGCATGACCGGAAGCCGAGTCCGGAAGCCGAAGTCCCGCTCCCGAACCAGTCGTCAACGGGGTGACGCTGAGGGAGCAGATGTCCAACGGGGGCGGATCCGGCGCGAGTTGGGTGGTCGGGGGCAGTGTGGCCGCAGTGGTCCTGCCGATGGTCATGATCGTCGCGGTGAGCGGCGGCGCGGGCGGCGAGGGGCAGAACCAGAACGTCGGCGGCGGGCTCGCGACCGGCGAGGTACCGGCCCAGTACGTGCCGTGGGTGCTCAAGGCGGGCGCCATGTGCGAGGTCATCAAGCCGGCCGTCATCGCGGCGCAGATCGAGGCCGAGTCGGGCTGGAACCCGAACGCCAAGTCGCCCGTGGGCGCCGAGGGGCTGAGCCAGTTCATGCCCGGCACCTGGACGACCTGGGGCAAGGACGACGACGGCAACGGACGGATATCGCCGTACGACCCCGGTGACGCGATCATGGCGCAGGGCCGTTACGACTGCGCGCTCGCCGAGCAGGTCCAGGGCTACAAGGACCGCGGCCAGGCCTCGGGCGACACGCTCGACCTCGCGCTCGCCGCGTACAACGCGGGCCCGGGCGCGGTGCAGAAGTACGGCGGCATCCCGCCCTACACCGAGACACAGAACTACGTCGTCCGCATCAAGTCCCTCATCGCCAAGTACGAGTCGGTGGACGACCCGCCGGGCGAACTGCCGACCGGCAAGAAGATGGCGATGCCGCTGGCCGGCAACCCACCCGTGACTTCTCCCTACGGGATGCGGTTGCACCCCACGCTCGGGGTCTACAAGCTGCACACCGGCACCGACTTCGGGGTGCCGTCGGGTACGCCGGTGCTGGCCGCGCGGGACGGGAAGGTCACCTTCGCGGGCTGGTCCAACGGTTACGGCAACCGTGTGGTCGTCTCCCACGGGACGATCGACGGCGCAGAGATCTCCACGACGTACAACCACATGTCGGCGATCAGCGTCAGTAACGGTCAGACGATCAAGGTCGGGCAGCGGGTCGGCGCGGTCGGCTCCACCGGTTACTCGACCGGCGCGCACCTCCACTTCGAGGTGATGCGGAACGGCAAGTACGTGGACCCGGCGCCCTGGCTGGGGCTGAGGTGAGGGCGACGGCCGGGACGGCCCGGACGTCGGCCCGGGTGGCGACAACCCGGGCGGTGAGGAAGGACACTGGGGTGAGGAGGGGGACGAAGGTGGACACCAGGCTTCGCAGGGCCGTGGCGGTCGCGCTCGCGACCGTCACCGGCGTGGCAATGCTGTCGGCGTGCGGTCTGAAGGACTACCGCGACGCGGCCGACACCGGCGACGGCAAGGCCTCGTCCCTCCCGTCCGTGTCCCCCAAGGCCCCGCTGCCGTCCGGCAGACCGCTGGGCCCCGACGCCCACGTGCCGACGCCGAAGAAGGTCGACGACAAGGACGCGACGGCCGTAGCCGAGGCCTGGACCGAGGTGGCGTACGGCTACGACACCAAGTACGACTCCGGGCCGCACGACGCGGTGCTGCGCGCGGCGCGCTGGTTCACCGCCGACAAGGCGGAGGCCGAGCGCTCGTACCGGCCCGCGGCCGCGGCGGGCGAGATCTGGAACACCTGGGCGGGCCACAAGGCGTGGACGACGGTCGAGGTGGAGTCGGACGACGACGGCGACGCCCCGGCGGACACCAGGACGGCGGCGTACCGAGCGCTGTTCGTCGACGGCGAGGCGCACGGCCGCGACGGCTGGACGGGAACGGGCCCTCAGGCCACCGTCTACGTGAAGCTGGTGCGCTCGGCAAAGGGCGGGCCCTGGCGGGTGGACGACGTGCGTACGGTGGAGGCGGCGGCACCACCGTCGGCAACACCTTCTGCTGCGGATACTTCCTCTGCTGCTTCTTCGTCCACTGCTTCTTCTACTGCTACATCCTCTGCTGCTACTTCTCCTTCTGAACGACCCGAGTGAGGGAACGATGACTCGACTCAGCCGCGAACAGAAGCGGGAACTCAAGCGGGCGGGGCGCACGCCGGCCGGAGTGACCCCGATCGACGTACGCGTCTCCGCCGAGGGCGGCGCGACGGTCGGCGGCATGCCGGTACCCCCGACTGCCACCGAGCCACTCCAGTCCGCCGTCCTGGACTACCTCCACCGCCTCGCCCTCGCCACCGGCCACCCGGTCCTCGCGACGGTCCACGACGAACGCATCGGCTACGCCGTACCGCTCCAGGTGTACGTGGACGGCTCCAGCCAATTCGCGGGGGAGCCGGTGCGGGTGGGGGAGCCGCGGGGCATGACGACGGCCCCGGCCGCGCCTGCCCAGGCACCGGCCCCGATGGCCGCACCCGTCGTCGAGCCTCCCGCGCCCGAGCCGCGCCGGGACAAGTCCACGCATGTGCTGCGGGCGGTGCCGGAGTCGGCGGCGGTGACCGCACCGGAGCCGCAGCCGCAGCCACCCGCTCAGCCGCAGCTCCCCGCTCAGCCCCAGCCCCAGCATCAGCCCCGGTCGAAGCCGGAGCCCAGCACCCTGCGGCTGCAGGCGGCGCAGCCCGCCGCCCCCGAGCCGGTCGCGCCCCCGGAGCCCAAGAAGGAGCCCCGGACGATGCCGCTGAGGGCGGCGAAGGAACCGGGCCAGGCCGCCCCGAAGCCGTCGACGTTCGTCCTGCGCGCGATCCCGGAACCGAAGGAGGGTCCGCTGGCCCAGCCGCAGACAGGCACGGTCTCCCCTCCGACGGGTGAGTTCGGCGCCTGGCAGCCGGACAGCGCCCCCGAAGGGGCGCGGGCAACCGCGCGACCGGCCCCCACGGACCCGCAGCCGGAACACACCCCCGCACCCACCCCCGTATCCGCCCCTGACCCCCTCCCGCTGACCCCTCCGGAGGAGTCCGCGGCGGACCCCTACTCGGTCCCCGAGTGGAGGGTCGCCGACGAGGACACCGACCCCAAGCCCGCCCCCGTCCGGGAGTTCGACGCGGTCGCCGAGTCCGTGCTGGACCCGGGGGAGGCGGACGCCGACGGCGGCGCGCCGTCACCGTTCGCGGAGTCCGTGCTGCGGATCAACGAGGCCGTGAAGATGGGCCGGATCGAGACGGCCGCCGAGATGGCCGAGCAGACCGTCTCCCAGGCGACGGTCACCCTCGGCCCGCACCACGCGGAGACGCTGAAGCTGCGCGAACTGACCGCCTACATCGCCTACCTGGCCGGTGACGCGCTCAGGTCCTTCCACCTCTCCCTGGACCTCGCCCGCATCCGCCACCAACAGCAGGACCCCCGGGCGGCGTACGGCAACGTGCAGAGCGCGGCGGCGGCCTGGCGCGCGGTCCGCGACCCGCTGCAGGGCCTGCACCTGGGCCGTGACCTGATCGGCGTGTGGTCGGAGCTGGCGGCCGACGCGGGCCCCGCCGCCGAGGACGTGGAGCAGCTGGAGAAGGCCCGCACCCGTATGGGCCGCCTCACCGAACGCGCCCGCTCCCTCGACGCGGGCCCCTACGCGCAGAGCCCGCACGCCCAGGGCCAGTGAGCAGGAGCCCGAGGGGCGGCGGACAGGCCGGGCGGGACGGCGACGTTCCCTCCGGCCCCGCCCCCGCGTCGAGGTCCACGTCAACGAGCTGGCCTGCACGATGAGCTGACGTCCGACCGACCCGGCCCGACCCGGCCCGGCCCGCAGGCACGGCTCCGGCTCACCGCCGAGGTCACGCACCGAACACCGCCGCCCACGCCCACTCGGCTGAACGCCGGACGAAGCGCGGCGGCACGGCGACCGGGGCGGTCGGCACGCAGCCGGGGCCGGCCGCGGGACCACCCCGGCGACCGACCCCGTAGAGCTGTGAGATTCGGGAGTTACTGCGACAGCTCCCACACCGCGTACGCCGCCGCGTCCGAGTTCCGGTTCAGCGCGGTGTCGCTGATGTTGGACGTCGTGTCGCACGACGAGTGGTAGCAGCGGTCGAAGGCCTGCCCGGACGTACCGCCCCACTTGGCCACCTGCGCGGCGGTCTTGGTGCGGCTCGCGCCGGTGAAGAGGCCGCCGACAGGGACGCCGGCGCTCTTGAACGGCGCGTGGTCGGAGCGGCCGTCGCCCTCGGTCTCGATCTCGGTCGCCACGCCGATGCCCGCGAAGTAGTCCTTGAAGGTCTGCTCGATGGTCGGGTCGTCGTCGTAGACGAAGTAGCCGGGGTTCGGCGAGCCGATCATGTCGAAGTTGAGGTAGCCGCTGATCCGGGCCCGGTTCGCGGAGGAGAGGTTGTTGACGTAGTACTTCGAGCCGACCAGGCCCAGCTCCTCCGCGCCCCACCAGGCGAACCGCAGATGCTTGGTGGGCTGGTAGTCGGCGGCGGCGACGGCCAGCGCGGTCTCCAGTACGGCCGCGGAGCCGGAGCCGTTGTCGTTGATACCCGCACCCGAGGTGACGCTGTCGAGGTGCGAGCCGGCCATGATCACCGAGTTGGTGTCACCACCGGGCCAGTCGGCGATCAGGTTGTAGCCGGTACGGCCGCCGGAGGTGAAGGACTGCAGGGTCGTGGTGAACCCGGCGGCGTCCAGCTTGCCCCGCACATAGTTGATCGAGGCCGTGTAACCGGCACGGCCGTGCGCTCTGTTGCCGCCGTTGGCGGTGGCGATGGACTGGAGCTGCGACAGATGGGCCTTGACGTTGGTCACCGAGATGTCGGGCGCGGCGGCCACCTTGGGGGCGGGGGCCGCCCCGGCTATGGAACCGGTGGTGAAGAGCGTGGCCACGGCGACGGCGACGGTGGCTGCGGCGCGACCGGTGACAGGAACAGAGAGCTTCATAGTGGGGGGCTCCGAATTCCATGGGGTTCGCCATGGACCCACTGTTGGCGTGTCCATGGCGAATCCGCGTGAATGAGGTGCCTGGATGGTGCGGGTGGGGCTGACTCTCCGTCAAGGGTGCTATTCGGTCGGCGGAATCCGGTCAGCGGTGTGGGGCCGGGCGTGGGACCGGGCGTGGGACCGGGCGTGGGACCGGGCGTGGGACCGGATGTGGGACCGGGTGTCGGACCGGCTTGTGGGATCCCGGGGGTGTGGGGCCGGGGTCGTCGGGCCCGAGGTGTCCGGTCAAGGGCGGTCGAGCACCGGCGGGTTGTCGACGTCGGCCGCCCGTACGGCCACCCGCAGCTGCGCCTCGGCGTCCCGCCCGGCGACCCTTACCGCCCGTGCCGTCCGCAACGCGTCCCACGTCAGCAGCGACAGCGCCAGCCACACCAGCGCGAACCCGGCCCACCGCTCGGGCGGCATCTCCTCACCGAAGTACAGAACGCCCAGCAGGAACTGGAACACCGGCGCCAGATACTGCAGCAGCCCCAGCGTGGACAGCGGCACCCGGATCGCCGCCGCCCCGAAACAGACCAGCGGCAGCGCGGTCACGATGCCGGTCGAGGCGAGCAGGGCGGCGTGCCCCACGCCCTCCGTGCCGAAGGTGGAGTCGCCCCTGGCCCCCAGCCACAGCAGATAGCCCAGCGCGGGCAGGAACTGGATCGCGGTCTCCGCGGCGAGCGACTCGATGCCGCCGAGGTTGACCTTCTTCTTCACCAGCCCGTACGTGGCGAAGGAGAAGGCGAGGGTGAGGGAGATCCAGGGCGGTCGCCCGTATCCGATGGTCAGGACGAGGACGGCGGCGAAGCCGACACCGACCGCGGCCCACTGCACGGCCCGCAGTCGCTCCTTCAGCAGCAGTACGCCGATGGCGATGGTGACGAGCGGATTGATGAAGTACCCGAGGGAGGCCTCCACCACCTGCTCGTTGTTCACGGCCCAGATGTAGACGCCCCAGTTGACGGTGATGACCGCCGCCGCGACCGTGACCAGGCCGAGCCTGCGCGGCTGTCGCAGCAGCTCACCGGCCCAGGCCCAGCGGCGCAGCACGATGAGGGCGACACCCACGAACGCCAGCGACCACACCATCCGATGGGCGAGGATCTCCACCGACCCGGCGGGCTTGAGCAGCGGCCAGAACAACGGGACGAGCCCCCACATCCCGTACGCGGCGAAGCCGTTCAGCAGCCCTGTCCGGTGTTCGCCCCTCGACTGGCCGGCCACTGACCCCTCCTTCGCACCCGGCCGCCACCGCGCGACCCCCAGGCATCACGAAGGTAACGCCGAACACCCCGCCTGTCATGCCCGTATCGGAATACGGTCATGACAGACGGGGATCCCCCGGGGGGAGTGGGGGTTTCGGGGTGCCGTGACCTCGCAGGTCGGGCCCTCGCGGGGGCGTCCGGCGGTCGGGCCCTCGCAGGGGGCCGGCGGTCAGACCCTCGCAGGGGGGTCCGGAGGTCAGGCCTTCAGCGCGGCGGCGATCGAGTCCGCGATCGGCGTGGTCGGGCGGCCGATCAGCCGGGAGAGGTCACCGGAGTCGACGACCAGCTCGCCCTTCTCGACGGACGCGTCGACGCCCGCGAGGATCGTGGCGAGCAGCTCGGGGAGCCCGGCGCCGGCCAGGATCCCGGTGTAGGCCTCGACGGAGACGGAGTTGTAGGCGATCTCCTTGCCGGTCTGCCGGCTCAGCTCGGCCGCGTACTCGGCGAAGCCCCAGGCGACGTCGCCGCCGAGCTCGTACGTCTTGTTCTCGTGACCCTCACCGGTCAGCACGGCGACCGCGGCGGCGGCGTAGTCGGCACGGGTCGCGGAGGAGACCCGGCCCTCACCCGCGGCCTGGGTGACGGCGTTG belongs to Streptomyces graminofaciens and includes:
- a CDS encoding SCO6880 family protein; translated protein: MSTDALTRPTYGNWRRPRRPGLGPLGLLGTVVAFGGLLVALLASLVSLAAAVVVLIPVGLFLAPLALRTVDGRNVYQVIAVRIGWFKRKANGSHTYVSGPLSKRPGGRYQPPGLLARTKMYEGRDAYNRAFGVLHHPGRNLYTVVLACEPDGGSLVDPEQVDIWVASWGDWLARLSHEPGLRGAQVVVETAPDTGTRLAAEVLPRISPDAPAAARAVMEEVVARYPSASSEMHTYIALTYGPTGGPKRDTEDVVTDLSMRLPGLLSGLVAAGGGSAYPLSADRLAEIVRVAYDPAIAPDVLSARAEHSTTGLEWADAGPAAAVESVQSYKHDSGVSRTWMLTLAPRGTVRSSVLRGLLEPAAGTRRKRVSLVYRPIDPATSARIVESDRRAAHFMAGSKRGLVQARASSEMQAAEQTAAEEAAGAGLVEFSLMVTVTVDSEEQLPDAGITVRNLQAASRILMRPADRMQASAFTCTLPVGLLPWEHTLVPYQIREAL
- a CDS encoding M28 family metallopeptidase, which encodes MKLSVPVTGRAAATVAVAVATLFTTGSIAGAAPAPKVAAAPDISVTNVKAHLSQLQSIATANGGNRAHGRAGYTASINYVRGKLDAAGFTTTLQSFTSGGRTGYNLIADWPGGDTNSVIMAGSHLDSVTSGAGINDNGSGSAAVLETALAVAAADYQPTKHLRFAWWGAEELGLVGSKYYVNNLSSANRARISGYLNFDMIGSPNPGYFVYDDDPTIEQTFKDYFAGIGVATEIETEGDGRSDHAPFKSAGVPVGGLFTGASRTKTAAQVAKWGGTSGQAFDRCYHSSCDTTSNISDTALNRNSDAAAYAVWELSQ
- a CDS encoding peptidoglycan DD-metalloendopeptidase family protein yields the protein MSNGGGSGASWVVGGSVAAVVLPMVMIVAVSGGAGGEGQNQNVGGGLATGEVPAQYVPWVLKAGAMCEVIKPAVIAAQIEAESGWNPNAKSPVGAEGLSQFMPGTWTTWGKDDDGNGRISPYDPGDAIMAQGRYDCALAEQVQGYKDRGQASGDTLDLALAAYNAGPGAVQKYGGIPPYTETQNYVVRIKSLIAKYESVDDPPGELPTGKKMAMPLAGNPPVTSPYGMRLHPTLGVYKLHTGTDFGVPSGTPVLAARDGKVTFAGWSNGYGNRVVVSHGTIDGAEISTTYNHMSAISVSNGQTIKVGQRVGAVGSTGYSTGAHLHFEVMRNGKYVDPAPWLGLR
- the rarD gene encoding EamA family transporter RarD, producing MAGQSRGEHRTGLLNGFAAYGMWGLVPLFWPLLKPAGSVEILAHRMVWSLAFVGVALIVLRRWAWAGELLRQPRRLGLVTVAAAVITVNWGVYIWAVNNEQVVEASLGYFINPLVTIAIGVLLLKERLRAVQWAAVGVGFAAVLVLTIGYGRPPWISLTLAFSFATYGLVKKKVNLGGIESLAAETAIQFLPALGYLLWLGARGDSTFGTEGVGHAALLASTGIVTALPLVCFGAAAIRVPLSTLGLLQYLAPVFQFLLGVLYFGEEMPPERWAGFALVWLALSLLTWDALRTARAVRVAGRDAEAQLRVAVRAADVDNPPVLDRP